Proteins encoded together in one Thermomonospora curvata DSM 43183 window:
- the rho gene encoding transcription termination factor Rho, with product MSESSELLTDTSSPAAENTADRPERPTTRRRRSGTGLSALVLPELRTLAAQLGITGTTGMRKSQLIAAIEAKQGGPVTGPSTAKSEPKSEAKAETESTSPSEPKTEPKSEPAESKASRDDKAAQADKAEETASRSEEQADAGAAESRPARTRRTRSAKREEGEEQLAIPEEQQADKPADKSADKAADKAADKDKQDDKAESADKSADKPADKTAEKTERGERARTAGEEGEGNGREGRQRGRGGRERGEQQQNGQQRRGQNGAAEEENGESGRSRRGRRFRERNRGRGGRGERYEEPVINEDDVLIPVAGILDILDNYAFVRTTGYLPGPNDVYVSLSQVRKYGLRKGDVITGAVRQPREGERREKFNALVRLDTVNGMEPEQAKNRVEFSKLTPLYPQERLRLETDPNVLTTRIIDLVSPIGKGQRGLIVSPPKAGKTMVLQAIANAITKNNPECHLMVVLVDERPEEVTDMQRSVKGEVIHSTFDRPAEDHTTVAELAIERAKRLVELGHDVVVLLDSITRLGRAYNLAAPASGRILSGGVDSTALYPPKRFFGAARNIENGGSLTILATALVETGSRMDEVIFEEFKGTGNMELKLNRQLADKRIFPAVDVEASGTRKEEILMSPEELRIVWQLRRVLHALDTQQALELLIEKMKETKSNAEFLLQVQKTTVADRD from the coding sequence GTGAGCGAATCCAGCGAACTCCTTACGGACACCTCCAGCCCCGCAGCTGAGAACACCGCGGACCGGCCGGAGCGCCCCACGACGCGGCGCCGGCGTTCCGGCACCGGCCTGTCGGCGTTGGTGCTGCCCGAACTCAGGACGCTGGCCGCCCAGCTCGGCATCACCGGCACCACCGGGATGCGCAAGAGCCAGCTCATCGCCGCCATCGAGGCCAAGCAGGGCGGACCCGTCACCGGGCCGAGCACCGCCAAGTCCGAGCCCAAGTCCGAGGCCAAGGCCGAGACCGAGTCCACGTCGCCGAGCGAGCCCAAGACCGAGCCCAAGAGCGAGCCGGCCGAGTCCAAGGCGAGCCGGGACGACAAGGCGGCCCAGGCGGACAAGGCGGAGGAGACCGCCTCCCGCTCCGAGGAGCAGGCCGACGCGGGCGCGGCCGAGAGCCGTCCGGCGCGCACCCGCCGCACCCGTTCCGCCAAGCGCGAGGAGGGCGAGGAACAGCTCGCCATCCCCGAGGAACAGCAGGCCGACAAGCCCGCCGACAAGTCCGCCGACAAGGCGGCCGACAAGGCGGCCGACAAGGACAAGCAGGACGACAAGGCGGAGTCCGCCGACAAGAGCGCCGACAAGCCCGCTGACAAGACCGCGGAGAAGACCGAGCGTGGGGAGCGCGCCCGGACCGCCGGCGAGGAGGGCGAGGGCAACGGGCGCGAGGGCCGTCAGCGCGGCCGGGGCGGCCGGGAGCGCGGCGAGCAGCAGCAGAACGGCCAGCAGCGCCGCGGCCAGAACGGCGCCGCCGAGGAGGAGAACGGCGAAAGCGGCCGCAGCCGCCGGGGCCGCCGCTTCCGGGAGCGCAACCGCGGCCGCGGCGGCCGGGGCGAGCGGTACGAGGAGCCGGTGATCAACGAGGACGACGTGCTGATCCCGGTGGCCGGCATCCTCGACATCCTGGACAACTACGCGTTCGTCCGCACCACCGGCTACCTGCCCGGCCCCAACGACGTCTACGTCTCGCTGTCCCAGGTCCGCAAGTACGGGCTGCGCAAGGGCGATGTGATCACCGGTGCGGTGCGCCAGCCGCGCGAGGGCGAGCGGCGGGAGAAGTTCAACGCGCTGGTCCGCTTGGACACCGTCAACGGCATGGAGCCCGAGCAGGCCAAGAACCGCGTGGAGTTCTCCAAGCTCACCCCGCTGTACCCGCAGGAGCGGCTGCGGCTGGAGACCGACCCGAACGTGCTGACCACGCGGATCATCGACCTGGTCTCCCCGATCGGCAAGGGCCAGCGCGGCCTGATCGTCTCCCCGCCCAAGGCGGGCAAGACGATGGTGCTGCAGGCGATCGCCAACGCGATCACCAAGAACAACCCCGAGTGCCACCTGATGGTGGTGCTGGTGGACGAGCGGCCCGAAGAGGTCACCGACATGCAGCGGTCGGTCAAGGGCGAGGTCATCCACTCGACCTTCGACCGTCCGGCCGAGGACCACACCACCGTCGCCGAGCTGGCCATCGAGCGGGCCAAGCGGCTGGTGGAGCTGGGCCACGACGTGGTGGTGCTGCTGGACTCCATCACCCGGCTGGGCCGCGCCTACAACCTGGCCGCCCCCGCTTCCGGGCGCATCCTGTCCGGTGGTGTGGACTCCACCGCGCTGTACCCGCCCAAGCGGTTCTTCGGCGCCGCCCGCAACATCGAGAACGGCGGTTCCCTGACCATCCTCGCCACCGCGCTGGTGGAGACCGGGTCCCGCATGGACGAGGTCATCTTCGAGGAGTTCAAGGGCACCGGCAACATGGAGCTCAAGCTCAACCGGCAGCTCGCCGACAAGCGGATCTTCCCCGCGGTGGACGTGGAGGCCTCCGGCACCCGCAAGGAGGAGATCCTCATGTCCCCCGAGGAGCTGCGCATCGTCTGGCAGCTGCGCCGGGTGCTGCACGCCCTGGACACTCAGCAGGCCCTGGAGCTCCTCATCGAGAAGATGAAGGAGACCAAGTCCAACGCCGAGTTCCTGCTCCAGGTGCAGAAGACCACGGTCGCCGACCGGGACTGA
- the thrB gene encoding homoserine kinase yields MAGVNADRSRQWIPRVRVRVPATSANLGPGFDSLGLALALYDDVTVEITEGGLSIAVDGEGAEVADRGERHLIVKVLRRTFDLLEELSGAGLGQPPGLRLSCVNRIPHSRGLGSSSAAIIAGIVAARALHPCGRLLDDAAALTLATEIEGHPDNVAPCLYGGLTIAWSEPDGPRALRLDLDRQVVVFVPDHTLPTERARGLLPQTVPHEDAAVNAGRAALLIAALTGGLGEDVMLAATEDRLHQEYRAPAMPESADLVARLRAAGVPAVISGAGPTVLAFTTASRVDSIGPKVGNGWHKHSLNVDPHGAYVQPPGP; encoded by the coding sequence GTGGCTGGCGTGAATGCCGATCGGAGTCGGCAATGGATCCCGCGAGTTCGGGTCCGGGTACCGGCCACCAGCGCCAATCTGGGACCCGGGTTCGACTCGCTGGGGCTGGCGCTCGCCCTCTACGACGACGTCACGGTGGAGATCACCGAGGGCGGGCTGTCCATCGCGGTGGACGGCGAGGGCGCCGAGGTCGCCGACCGGGGCGAACGGCACCTGATCGTCAAGGTGCTGCGCCGGACGTTCGACCTGCTGGAGGAGCTGTCGGGGGCCGGGCTGGGCCAGCCTCCGGGGCTGCGGCTGAGCTGCGTGAACCGCATCCCGCACAGCCGCGGGCTGGGCTCGTCCTCGGCGGCCATCATCGCCGGGATCGTCGCGGCCCGGGCGCTGCACCCCTGCGGCCGGCTGCTGGACGACGCCGCGGCGCTGACGCTGGCCACCGAGATCGAAGGCCACCCCGACAACGTTGCGCCCTGCCTGTACGGAGGGCTTACCATCGCCTGGAGCGAGCCGGACGGGCCGCGGGCGCTGCGGCTGGACCTGGACCGGCAGGTCGTGGTGTTCGTCCCCGACCACACGCTTCCCACCGAACGGGCCCGCGGGCTGTTGCCGCAGACCGTGCCCCACGAGGACGCGGCCGTCAACGCCGGACGGGCGGCGCTGCTGATCGCGGCGCTGACCGGCGGGCTGGGCGAGGACGTGATGCTCGCGGCCACCGAGGACCGGTTGCACCAGGAATACCGGGCACCGGCCATGCCGGAATCGGCGGATCTGGTGGCCAGGTTGCGGGCGGCGGGAGTGCCGGCGGTGATCTCCGGGGCCGGACCCACTGTCCTGGCGTTCACAACCGCATCCCGGGTTGATTCGATCGGCCCGAAAGTGGGTAATGGGTGGCACAAACACTCGCTGAACGTCGACCCCCATGGCGCATACGTTCAGCCGCCTGGTCCGTGA
- the thrC gene encoding threonine synthase, with product MNRAWRGLIAEYRDRLPVTEATPVVTLLEGGTPLLPAQRISQLTGCEVYLKVEGANPTGSFKDRGMTVAISKAAEEGAKAVICASTGNTSASAAAYAVRAGMTCAVLVPKGKIAMGKLAQALVHGARLLQVDGNFDDCLELARKLAVDYPVALVNSVNKFRLQGQKTAAFEIVDALGDAPDVHCLPVGNAGNISAYWMGYTEYAADKVATKTPRMLGFQASGAAPFVKGEPVRSPQTIATAIRIGNPASWDLAIAARDESGGAISAVTDRQILAAYRLLAREEGVFVEPASAASVAGVLQAREQGLIEAGERVVCTVTGNGLKDPDWAISGAPAPITVKVDAHAAASALGLT from the coding sequence ATGAACAGGGCTTGGCGCGGCCTCATCGCCGAGTACCGCGACCGGCTCCCGGTGACCGAGGCCACTCCCGTCGTCACCCTGCTCGAAGGCGGCACGCCGCTGCTGCCGGCACAGCGGATCTCCCAGCTCACCGGCTGCGAGGTCTACCTGAAGGTGGAGGGCGCCAACCCCACCGGCTCGTTCAAGGACCGCGGCATGACCGTGGCGATCAGCAAGGCCGCCGAGGAGGGCGCCAAGGCGGTGATCTGCGCCTCCACCGGCAACACCTCCGCCTCGGCCGCCGCCTATGCGGTGCGGGCCGGCATGACGTGCGCGGTGCTGGTGCCCAAGGGCAAGATCGCCATGGGCAAGCTGGCGCAGGCGCTGGTGCACGGCGCCCGGCTGCTGCAGGTGGACGGCAACTTCGACGACTGCCTGGAGCTGGCCCGCAAGCTCGCCGTGGACTACCCGGTCGCCCTGGTCAACTCGGTCAACAAGTTCCGCCTGCAGGGCCAGAAGACCGCCGCGTTCGAGATCGTGGACGCTCTCGGCGACGCCCCCGACGTGCACTGCCTGCCCGTCGGCAACGCCGGGAACATCTCCGCCTACTGGATGGGCTACACCGAGTACGCCGCCGACAAGGTGGCCACCAAGACCCCGCGCATGCTGGGCTTCCAGGCCAGCGGGGCGGCCCCGTTCGTCAAGGGCGAGCCGGTGCGCAGCCCGCAGACGATCGCCACCGCCATCCGGATCGGCAACCCGGCCTCCTGGGATCTGGCGATCGCCGCGCGCGACGAGTCCGGCGGGGCCATCTCCGCGGTCACCGACCGGCAGATCCTGGCCGCCTACCGGCTGCTGGCCCGCGAGGAGGGCGTGTTCGTCGAGCCCGCCTCCGCCGCCAGCGTCGCCGGCGTGCTGCAGGCCCGGGAGCAGGGGCTGATCGAGGCGGGCGAGCGGGTGGTCTGCACGGTGACCGGCAACGGCCTGAAAGACCCCGACTGGGCGATCTCCGGGGCGCCCGCGCCCATCACCGTCAAGGTCGACGCCCACGCCGCGGCGTCCGCGCTGGGCCTCACGTGA
- a CDS encoding homoserine dehydrogenase: MKPLRVALLGCGTVGSEVVRLLHEQAADLTARIGAPLELAGVAVRRLDRTREHVAPELLTTDAMGLVTREDVDIVVEVIGGIEPARSLLLAAMKSGKSVVTANKALLAEDGETIFGAAREYGADLYYEAAVAGAIPLLRPLRESLVGDHVKRVIGIVNGTTNYILDRMDSCGASFSDALEEAQELGYAEADPTADVEGFDAAAKAAILAQLAFHTPVSAADVHREGITEVSAADVAGAKAMDSVVKLLAICERVPDPEGRNNGGRGVSVRVYPAMIPRSHPLASVREAYNAVFVEAESAGSLMFYGAGAGGAPTASAVLGDLVAVARNRVGGTRGPVEVTYAELPVLPMGETITRYYIQLDVADRSGVLAQIAELFARHDVSIQAVRQEGYGEDAQLVIVTHRAPDAALAATVEGLRRLDIVREVSSVMRVEADEIA, from the coding sequence GTGAAACCCCTGCGGGTGGCCTTGCTGGGCTGCGGAACCGTCGGTTCCGAGGTGGTCAGGCTGCTGCACGAGCAGGCCGCCGATCTGACGGCGCGCATCGGCGCTCCGCTGGAGCTGGCCGGCGTGGCGGTGCGGCGGCTGGACCGCACGCGCGAGCACGTGGCGCCCGAGCTGCTGACCACCGACGCCATGGGCCTGGTCACCCGCGAGGACGTCGACATCGTGGTCGAGGTGATCGGCGGCATCGAGCCGGCCCGCTCGCTGCTGCTGGCGGCCATGAAGTCCGGCAAGTCGGTGGTCACCGCCAACAAGGCGCTGCTGGCCGAGGACGGGGAGACGATCTTCGGGGCGGCCCGCGAGTACGGCGCCGACCTGTACTACGAGGCCGCGGTGGCCGGGGCGATCCCGCTGCTGCGCCCGCTGCGCGAGTCGCTGGTCGGCGACCACGTCAAACGGGTGATCGGGATCGTCAACGGCACCACCAACTACATCCTGGACCGGATGGACTCCTGCGGCGCCTCCTTCTCCGACGCCCTGGAGGAGGCCCAGGAGCTGGGGTACGCCGAGGCCGACCCGACCGCCGACGTGGAGGGCTTCGACGCCGCGGCCAAGGCGGCGATCCTGGCGCAGCTGGCCTTCCACACCCCGGTCAGCGCCGCCGACGTGCACCGGGAGGGCATCACCGAGGTCTCCGCCGCGGACGTGGCCGGGGCCAAGGCGATGGACAGCGTGGTCAAGCTGCTGGCGATCTGCGAGCGGGTGCCCGACCCGGAGGGCCGCAACAACGGCGGCCGGGGCGTGTCGGTGCGCGTCTACCCGGCGATGATCCCCCGTTCGCACCCGCTGGCCAGCGTCCGCGAGGCCTACAACGCGGTGTTCGTGGAGGCCGAGTCGGCCGGGTCGCTGATGTTCTACGGCGCCGGCGCCGGCGGCGCGCCCACCGCCTCGGCGGTGCTGGGCGACCTGGTGGCGGTGGCCCGCAACCGGGTCGGCGGGACACGCGGCCCGGTGGAGGTCACCTACGCCGAGCTGCCCGTGCTGCCGATGGGCGAGACGATCACCCGCTACTACATCCAGCTGGACGTGGCCGACCGCTCCGGCGTGCTGGCCCAGATCGCCGAGCTGTTCGCCCGCCACGACGTGTCGATCCAGGCCGTCCGCCAGGAGGGCTACGGCGAGGACGCCCAGCTGGTGATCGTCACCCACCGGGCGCCGGACGCGGCGCTGGCCGCCACCGTGGAGGGGCTGCGCCGCCTGGACATCGTCCGGGAGGTCTCCAGCGTGATGCGGGTCGAGGCCGACGAGATCGCCTGA
- the lysA gene encoding diaminopimelate decarboxylase: MSRVHPAGPRHADVLPEEHPLPPPADLNHLDPRIWPRTARREDGVLTIGGVDVRDLAARFGTPLYVYDEEDVRQRAREYATAFQDGSVHYAGKAFLCTALLRWLDEEGLGLDVCTGGELAVALAAGFPPEKITMHGSNKSLAELERALEAGVGRVVIDSFEEIARLGYLAQEKGARPKVMIRVTTGVEAHTHEFIATAHDDQKFGFSRTTGAALEAVRRVLQLPQLELVGLHSHIGSQIFDTDGFEVAAHRLAEQLVAIRDEHGLELPELDLGGGYGIAYVPGDEPHDPKAIADSLKEIVARECRAYGLAMPRITVEPGRAIVGPGGVTLYEVGTVKDVEGLRTYVSVDGGMSDNLRTALYGAEYTCVLASRSSRAEPMLSRLVGKHCESGDIVVRDLWLPRDVTAGDVVAVAATGAYCRSMASNYNFVPRPAVVAVRDGKARVLIRRETEEDLLRLDAEV, translated from the coding sequence ATGAGCCGGGTGCACCCGGCGGGGCCGCGGCATGCGGACGTGCTGCCGGAAGAGCACCCGCTGCCGCCCCCGGCGGATTTGAACCACCTGGATCCGCGTATCTGGCCGAGGACGGCGCGCCGCGAGGACGGCGTGCTGACGATCGGCGGGGTGGACGTCCGCGACCTGGCGGCCCGGTTCGGCACCCCCCTGTACGTCTACGACGAAGAGGACGTGCGCCAGCGCGCCCGCGAGTACGCCACGGCCTTCCAGGACGGCAGCGTCCACTATGCGGGCAAGGCGTTCTTGTGCACCGCGCTGCTGCGGTGGCTGGACGAAGAGGGCCTGGGCCTGGACGTGTGCACCGGCGGGGAACTGGCGGTGGCGCTGGCCGCCGGCTTCCCCCCCGAGAAGATCACCATGCACGGCAGCAACAAGTCGCTCGCCGAGCTGGAGCGGGCGCTGGAGGCCGGGGTCGGCCGCGTGGTGATCGACTCCTTCGAGGAGATCGCCCGCCTGGGCTACCTGGCCCAGGAGAAGGGCGCGCGCCCCAAGGTCATGATCCGGGTGACCACCGGGGTGGAGGCGCACACCCACGAGTTCATCGCCACCGCCCACGACGACCAGAAGTTCGGGTTCTCCCGCACCACCGGCGCGGCCCTGGAGGCGGTGCGGCGGGTGCTGCAGCTGCCGCAGCTGGAGCTGGTGGGGCTGCACTCCCACATCGGCTCGCAGATCTTCGACACCGACGGGTTCGAGGTGGCTGCGCACCGGCTGGCCGAGCAGCTGGTGGCGATCCGCGACGAGCACGGCCTGGAGCTGCCCGAACTGGATCTGGGCGGCGGCTACGGCATCGCCTATGTGCCCGGTGACGAGCCGCACGACCCCAAGGCGATCGCCGACTCGCTGAAGGAGATCGTGGCCCGCGAGTGCCGGGCCTACGGGCTGGCGATGCCGCGCATCACCGTGGAACCGGGCCGGGCGATCGTCGGGCCGGGCGGGGTTACCCTGTACGAGGTCGGCACCGTCAAGGACGTCGAGGGCCTGCGCACGTACGTGTCGGTGGACGGCGGGATGAGCGACAACCTGCGCACCGCGCTGTACGGCGCCGAGTACACCTGTGTGCTGGCCAGCCGGTCCTCCCGGGCCGAGCCCATGCTCAGCCGGCTGGTGGGCAAGCACTGCGAAAGCGGCGACATCGTGGTGCGCGACCTGTGGCTGCCGCGCGATGTGACGGCCGGGGACGTCGTGGCGGTGGCGGCGACCGGCGCGTACTGTCGGTCGATGGCCAGTAACTACAACTTCGTCCCCCGCCCGGCCGTGGTGGCGGTACGGGACGGCAAGGCGCGGGTCCTGATCCGGCGGGAGACCGAAGAGGACCTGCTGCGGCTGGATGCGGAGGTATAG